ACATTGGTTGCGATGACTTGCGGATCGTCGCAAAATGattcgaggaagaggagctggaggtTCGGTTCTTTTGAGATACGATTTCTGATCCACTCTCTTCGATCAAAGGTACTGTTGGTAGCATCCATGATTCCGACATTTCCTTCCTTTTTCAGCCAGGTGATGAGGGATTCCAAACTCTCCTCTGCGAGAAGTTCTCGCGTCTTCGTAGCTTTGGCGTCGGTATGTGAGAAGTACGTGGCTGAGTGATCGACTTTTCCTTGTCCGGACTGCATTTGATCTCTGGCTTTCGACCGTCTCAGCTGACCAACGTTGAAGACATCGACATTGTATTCGAGCCACTACATTTCGAGTCAGGGAGGTGATCAATCTGCCGCACGACCGACTTACACGAAGGTATCTCATGAGTTTGTTACTCAGATATGACTTTCCTCTTGCCGGCAATCCAACCATTGCAACGACGATCTTAGCCTCGGAATAATCGGGTTTTTCGACTAGGTGGGGACAAAGGACATCAGCTTGGCGATCGATAGGACAATGGGCGCTGCTTTCATTTCCTTACCGACTGCTCCAATACCTGAGACTGATGGGGCTCGTGACGGAGCGTTAGAGCTCTGTCGTAGTACCCTAGTGGTCTCATCCAGGGTTCTCAATCTGAAGCAGCGCGTTCATCGTCACTCAGTAAATAATGCTGCAACTCGATAGCGCTTCGAGACTCACAAAGCTGTCTGAGCGCCAAAGTGAGGTGTTCCGGGCGCGCTCAacctccctccttctcctggtGTGGTAGCACTGCTACCCGTGCTCATCCCTGCACCTGCGCCAATGCCGAACAGCTTCGGACTACTTGCTCCGCTGGCCGCTGGCGAGGGAACGGTAGACAAAGGTGCAGGAGCAGACCTGATCATGTCGAGTCTCGACACAGCTTCTGCCAGGACATTAGGATCCACAGCGACGTGTTTGTCGGGTGCATTGGGGTTTTGAGACTTGATATCGGCGATGAGAGAGTTGGGAGTGAGGGCCTTGATCTTTGGTGAACGGGATTTGGTAGCGCTGAGTGAAGGGGATttggatgatgacgaggaatTGGAGCGAGCGAGTTGACTGACAGGTGGAGTACCTGattgtgatgatgacttgCCCTTTGAAGGTACGTTGGGAGGAGGCATGGACATGGCGGAGTAGGCGTAGCGAAGGGGTTCCGAGGTATGAGATGCAGAATGAATGCAGATGAAATGAATGGGACAGAGTCGAGTAGTAACGGTGACGTCCCGGGTCACTCGAATCACCGCCGGGGGGGTGGGAGATTGACACTCGACTGATAAACTCCCGTTGATTGTTTTTGTGCCACGTCATGATCAGACATAGATCAACTGTATGCGGGGCACCAGAGCAGCTGTTTCTGTTGACATCTGAGTGCTATAATGgaccatcatccctctGACACTCTTATCACACCGAATGGTCTTTGCACTGCATCCCACCAGGACTAGAACATGTCTTCCTACTACGGCGATCGGTCTCGGGACATTCCTTCGTGGGACAGCTTCGACAACccagatgacgatgacattGTCGATACCTCCGAGGTTTGTTTGGATTGATTCAATTTGACAGTCCCGGTCAGACCGCTGACGAAAACGCTCTCGAACTACCACAGTACGCTTACGCATCGCGGGATCATATCCTGTTCTGTATAGATGCCTCTGAATCTATGCAGACTCCGTTCCCAGATCAAGATACCCCAGAGGGGATCATACGAGGCAAAAGCGCTTTGCATCAAGCTCTGGACGCTGTGGCCAAGATCGAGAGGAGCAAAGTCATCACCGGACCAGCGGATAGCGTTGGAGTACTCTTGTGGAATGTCGATGTGGGtcacctcttctcactTCGCCGCTTGCATCGCCTGCTCATCGCCGGTCTTAGCCCAGCAaaactccttcttcaagtGCTGGCAACTACAAACCTGGTACTCAAGTTCATCAGTCGCTGCGAACCATCAACgcggaggagatcaagcggATCGTCAAATTGGTGGAGGTGGCGAAAGACCAATATGATAATCAAggggatgacgaggatgtgcAGACCACGCAGCCTGATGTCTTTGGGGAGACTTTTCCACCTTGTGGCCAAAAGGAGGAGTTGAATATCGCCGACGTGCTGGTCACCTGCAATTTCCTTTTCAGAGACGCGTGAGTCGGGCGACGGCGATGCTCCCTAAGCGCAGATTGCTGATCAGCGGCATGCAGCGGTACGAAGCTGGCCGGAAACAAGAGAGTCTTCTTGGTCACAGACAATGATCAGCCACCAGGCAGTTCACACAACCGAGCGCCCGCACGAACCGTCTACGGTGTAAGTCAGCGAATGTTCAGCCTTACGAAGATTGACTGACACGAAAGAGCACTCCTTCAGGATCTGCTCACGTACGGAATCACTATCAACACATACTTCATCAGTCGCCCCGATCACCGTTTCGATGCTTCTCTTTACTGGAATGTAAGTGCACCCAGACCGTAGTGGCCGCGAGATccgctcaccttcttcatgtAGGACATCCTGGACcgcgaaggagaagagagcgtTCTGACAACGGATGACGGTCTGGCGGAGCTTGCAGACGTGATGGGAGAATTGGTCATTCGCCAAGCCCCAAAGAGAGTTCAGTTCAGTATACCTCTGAAATTCGGCGGCAAAGACGGAGACATCGAGATCGGTGTCAGTGGGTCAGTGGTCATTTAGGGGATCAAAATGCCGGGCTGACGAGTGGACTGCAGATACGCGATGGTCTCATCGCAAGGAAAGGGACAGCCAAAATTGGTCAGAATGAGGGGTCAGACTGTGGAGGAAGTCCAAATCAAGACGGAGTATACTTCGGCCGTGAGCTCAGCTGCATAACACGTCAGATTGTCAATTCAGCTGACGTTCAATTGTCTTCAGGAAACTGGCGCCGTTCTCAAGGACGCGGAAATCGGACAAGCGTACCAATTTGGCAACGAAGGTACTGTAAGAAACGTAATCGAGCCAAACTGGTGGGAATCGAATGAGCATCAGGCAGAACAGCAGATGTATGCGGATGAGATCGTTCGGCTTGACAATGAAAGACGGCagcgggaagaagaaggagaggaagaagcggaagatgttgagatGCCTCAGCAGAGTCGAGCGAATggcaaggggaaagggagggaacgagaagagaagccTAAAGTCGTGGCCAGAACTAGGGTGAGTAGGCACGCATAAGGATAAGTTCTGGGCATAGGCCTTACATTCCGCTACTTGCCATAGCTGCAATTTACAAGCGAGGAGGTGGCACAATTCAAGTCCATGGGTCTTCCCCCTCGTGAGTTCCACCGACGACGCAAGAGATACAGACTGACGAGGTCAAGCAGAAATCAAAATTCTAGGCTTTCAAGGACCGAACCAtctcgacgtcgacgagaACATCAAGCACTCGTACTTCATTTATCCCAACGAAACCGTGAGTTTAAGCCGTACAGCGATCCATGTTCAAGCGGAACGGAAAGCTAAGATAGCCTGTCCTGTTCCTTGCAGGAATATACTGGCTCTACACGAACATTCGCCGCCCTTCTCAAGTCCTgtctcaagctcaacaaACACGCACTCGCGCTTTGTCGGTTCCGGACCAATACGGCACCAGAATTTGGAGTGCTGATACCGCAGGAAGAGACTTTGAACGAGACCGGAGGACAGGATAAACCACCTGGGTTTCATATCGTCATCTTGCCTTTCCGGGATGATATCAGAAGACCGCCAAAGAATATGACTGATAACTTagtcggtgagtgtgctCCAATACTCGTGCTGGTGACAACTCCGATATGAGTCTACTATGGGACTGACGATGTTTAACTCATTCAGCCACCGAGGAGCAGGCAAAGTTGATGTCAAACGTTGtgaagagattgaggatCAAGGCAGGTCGGTATCGATCGGAGGCGTATCCCAAcccaggtgagttgaggaaTGCGTTGGTCATATATGCTCCACTCGCATATGCTTCGCCCTCTGGCGATCATGTCATCTACTACATATTACATGTATACGCGATATAAAGCTGATGCCCCGGATTCATAGCTCTGGCATACCATTACGCCCAACTACAAGCTCTAGCTTTCGAAGAGGATTTCGATCCTGCTTCTCCCGCTGCCCAGGAGCTCGATCGGACTTATCCCAAACATGGCGGTATGCATCGTGCTGCTGGAGACTTTATGAAGGAGTGGAACCAGGCCATTGAAGCGGACGATAGAGCAGAAGAACGCCTGAcaggagggagaaagaggacCGCGGGTACCAGGGGCGGTGGTGGGGGTGATGCTGCTGGAGatttggaagaggaagatttgagagatgtgagagggatgtggaagatgggTACTTTGGAGAAGGTATGTTTGGCACTCGGGATCAGGAGATGGGCCAGAGTGGTGCATGGTGGACAGAACGCAGCTAACAATGTTTCTTGGTCACTGTGTAGCTTAAAGTGCAAGAGTTGCGGGACTGGGCAAGATTCCACAGTAAGTCCTGATTCAGCATCTCGCCCTTCCATCGAGTGATGACGAGCTGATGTTCTCCTCAACTTAGAAATTTCGCTCACAGGCAAGACCAAGAAAGCAGATATGATCGATACTTTATCAGAATACCTTGAGCAGGAAGGTGGTGCAgggggaaagaagacgaagaagtgAATCCTGCATGATGTGTAATAAGACTGGAGGTTAGGTTCGTAATTCGTCGAGCATCAATCGCTCAACATGTGTTGTACTGTAACATTTTTTCTCGTGTATTGTCTCTGAAGTTGGGCCGGATTGTGCATTGTTGTTAATACAGGCAGCCAGCCTTCGCCTCCCAGAGATACAGTTGCATTATGCCTATTTATGTATTTGCGACCTGTTTGAACTTGACTTTCTTTGTAACCTGTTTCGAAGCTTCTCTACTTGTGTGGGACATCTCGGTTGTTAGCGAGGATCTCGATCCAGTATCCTAGATCGCGGTATCAGCGGCTGGTCATGTCTCATGTCTGCAATGACGTGGGAGAAAGCAGCTTACCATCAGGGTCGTAGATGAAGGCGATGTGCTATGTGGACGTTCGATGATCAGTATCGGCTTTCGAAATAGCTAGCTACCTTCTCGCCCTGCCCAGGAGAAAATCGCGGTCCATGCAAAGTGCAAGTCTTTGCTACCGTCTCTCACCAAGGATCCTCCGTTTGCCTAACAAGAATGAAAACCACAACACGGccgactcactctcattcttccctcctcggGCCTCTTCTTGAACTTGACGCCCATGTCGTCAAATCGCTTACAAGCCgcatcgagatcatcgaccgTAACGGCAATATGACCGAATCCTCGTCCTGGCTCCTCGTTTCCCGATGCGTAGCCCTTGAAGCTGGCGTCGTCCTCTACAAACGATCAAATGCAAAACGAAAACAAATGAGCCATCTCTGATCACGCAAGTATAAtggggaggacgagagacGCATACCTGTACCGTGGTTGTGACACAATTCGAGGATACCTTCTCGGTCGAACATCTTTGcagtcttctcctcggtGGAGAGGTTGGCATCGCCGAAACCGGCAGGGAACGCGAGGCTGTGAGATAGGGTTATTCATCAGTATATGCCTCGCCATAGCCGCCACTACCGTGTAGCAGATTACTGATGACGTGGAGCGGGACACTACATCCTTGAGCTTAAAGCTGGATGTAACTCACAAATAATTGGTGAAATCTGAACCTGCCGATTCTCTGAATTTCTGTCACCGTTACCCAGTATCAGTATCAGCTGATATTTCGACTCAATCCCCTCCAAACCGGCAGCGTAGGTTCGAGATCGTTCAGGCGATGTTCGAccggactcacctccataCCGAGGACTTTCTCGTAGAAAGGGATGGAGACCTTTGGGTCCTTGATCCTGAACATAGTATGGTTGAACTTGTAGGTAGCAGGgttggaagtggtggaCGACATCCTGGCGAAAGTCTTATTCAGagtggatgtgagtgtgagcgGTTTGCGAAAGAGGCAAGGTAGCATCAAGCAACTGGGATGATGATAGAAACGATGTTGGGGAAGCAAGACTGGATCTAAACCTTCTACGGTGATCGAGGTTTGGTCGTTGATGACGTCGGAGGGTTCCGATgggcggtggaggtgaaaTTTAATTGATCCCCTCATCTAGTACGGGAGACTGAGCCCGGTAGTCAACATAAGCGAAGAACAATAAAAacacagagagagaggagagcaaCAACTGACGGGTGGtgtggtgaaggagggcAAATGTTCAAATGGTACGATACAgtcttctctctcactgCGAGGCGTCTGATTccgagagcgagagaagtTTCTGATCAAAGCAACAACGGTCCTGGTTCTGAATCATCACAATGGCCAAAGCACAACTTCCTGTAAGTCTCCGACCGGATTCTACCACTCATACGATATCCCATTCGGGGGGGGCCACAACAGCCTTGTTGGACAAATGGGAACAGGATCTGATGAGGAGATATCTGCGTCGCTTGACATCATACTGACACACTTCCGTTCATCAATCCCACAGCCTCCAACAGCAACAGGGGCGAAAGCGAAATCAGCTTCTGCTGAAAAGACCGACGGTATCAGAGTCAGGAAGGAAGTCTTGAACGGGGTCATATCCAGGGCAAAAGGTACAGATGGTGATGGGAGGTTGACGGGGAAGGTGGGGGTGATCACCGGTGTCGGACCAGGTGAGCACACACGAGGGAAGGAACTGTTCAGCCATAGACTGATGTGATTGAATCGTTGCTAGAACTCGGTATCGGAGTAAGTCATGTCATGGTGTGAGATTGGTAGAGCTGATTGGTCGAGCATCGCAGACAGCAGCAGCTCGTCTGTTCGCGCGTGAAGGTGAGAGCAGACTACTTGGGACAGCCCCCTCAATCAGGAAGTGAATCCGTTGCTCATTGGCATTCGTATTAACAGGAGCCGCTCATCTATATCTTGTCGATTACGATGAACGACCTATTCCAGCTTTCCTCGATTCACTCAGCAAGACCTTTCCAAAAACGAAGGTATGTCCAACCTGAGTCGTCGAGCTTGTCGTGAATACCATCATCTGACAATCTATCGTGCCACAGGTGACATTTGTCAAGGCAGACGCAGCCTCGCCTGAAGTCATCTCCTCGCTTGTCTCTTCCgttctggaagaagaagggcatCTCGATTTCTTCTTTGCGAATGCTGGAGTGTCTCAGATCAGACCACGTATCAAAGACGACGGATCTGAGGGGATGTTGAAAGCTTTGGGCGATCTAAAGGCTCTTATCAGGCCTGTTGCTGAGATCGCAGAAGACGAGTTCAACGAGGTGATGCGAATCAATGCTTTAGGGTGAGTATTTTGCGTTCTTTCTGGTCTGACAGATGGCCTCTAGCGTGTTCATTGCGGTAAAGTATGCTTCCACTGCTATGGGGAAAATATGTCcagagaaagggaagacgATACCCGGAGGTTCAATAATCCTCACCGCTTCGAGTAAGTTCCAATTCTCTTTGTCTCCCTTCAGGGATGACTGCTGATCTGATCGTCTCGGCTCTAGTCGCCGGACTCAAAGCCAACGCTGGACCAATCGCCTATTCTGCCTCGAAAGCCGCAGTCGTCTCCATGGCTCAGACGGCCTCATATGATCTGACTGGTAAGAATATCCGAGTCAACGCGATCTGTCCGGGCCTGATCGAGGTACGTACGCCGTAAGCTTGAATGCGGATGATGCACTACTAAGCGTCTGATCAACTATGTAGACCGACATGACAAGAGGCATGTTCACATTGGCCGAGAAAGCTGGAAAGTCAGATAGGATGGGATCGCTGAATCCTGCACTCCGACAAGGCTTAGGCGTTGGTAAGTGCAGGCCACATGAAAGTCGAAATATGACTTGGCAAACAAACTGCTGACACTACTGGGACAGAGGTGGCACAGGTAGCTCTCTTCTTGGCGTCCGGTAAGTCTCGTTCTTCAATTCTTACTTGCTCATTGCATGATACTGACGCAAATGCATTGCAGACGACTCGTCATACGTCAACGGACAGGCTATTCCGGTGGATGGAGGCTTGACAGCAGGTGTGCCGTATACCAGATTCAAGTTGTAACGGTTGTAGTAGGAAAGAACAATGTATGACAGTATTGATGGACAGAACGTTCATCAGTCATTTGGCCCGTATGTGTCAATTGAACTCAGGTTGAGCTGTTGACTCGTTCGTTGATAATCATGCGGAGCATGGCTCCGACATGCATCCAGAGTTCTGTCCGTCCGGTCATTAACTTGGACTGTTTGATCAATGCCCGGTGGacgacctccactctcccATCGCCGCGTGGATCCGTCCTGTCGTCTTATCTCGCCTCTATTGCAAGTCTGTTCTCTTTGCCTCATACTTCGTTCAATTCCGACCTTGTATAGAGCAAGTACAGACCTGATTCACTACCAGGCCACTCACTTTGACCCCTGACGTCAGTCCATCCCGTGATCCCAGAAACTCAGCATCCATATTCCCTCCCGGTGACTCTCTCTGACCCTTCTGCGACAACATGACCAACCCGCTCTCATCGCATCAGCTCACGGAAGCTCAGAAACAACAATGGGAGCAAGACGGATACCTCGTCATCCCTTCGTTCttcgatggagaagagacgaaAGAGATGTTGGACGAGGCGAAGCGGCTGTGTGATGAGTTCGAGGTGGACGGTCATCCTATGGTGAGTATGGCGGAACTAGCATGCAAGGATAGGCGGAGTCCCGGCCCGCACTTCCATGGAAAGTCTGGTACACGATAGCCGGCCACGAAGCTTCCTGTGGAGTGGGCGGACGCTGTGAATGTCCAAGACGATGGATCGTAGATTGACTCCATGTGTTCATGCCAGACTACATTCAAGACGGCGGCAGATGGTGAACATGTGGGAGATGAATACTTCTTGACCTCTGGCGACAAGGTAAGTTGGATTCATATCCGTATGTACACCACGAGTGCTacaagctcatcatcattcctcTTGGACAATGCGTGCTCTTCTACCTGTACCTACTCTGGTCTACTGCAGTTGATCTCACCACCCTTTGGACCCACGCAGATCCGCTACTTCCTCGAACCCACCTCACTCTCGCCTGCCACCTCGACCCAACCAGCCAAGCTAATCGTCCCCCCCGCTCAATCCATCAACAAGATAGGCCACGCACTCGCCATGCTCAATCCGGTATTCCGAAAACATACCCTCGAGAGCGATAGGATACGCGATGTCGCAAAGAGTCTGGGAGCGCAGGAGAGTCCGAGGGTGTTGCAGAGTATGATCATTTGCAAACAGCCGAGAATAGGAGGTGTCGGTGAGTTCAACATGCCACggaaggatggatgagacATGCTGTCATGCTGGATCCTGAAACGCCGCAAGGAATAGTTTGTGCGATGCACGCTCGAGAGCTGCTGACTCGGCTCGATTCACAGTTCCCTGTCACAACGACTCGACTTTCCTGTACACTGACCCACCCAGCGCAATCGGTGCTTGGATAGCTTTGGAGGAATGTACGCCTGAAAACGGATGTCTGGTGAGTTTCTCCTCCAATCCCTGGGCTGTACAATACTTAGTCGTGGCATTTTATTACCGATTCTGATTCTCGCTTATACCCGCCGTAACACCAGTCATTCCTCCCTGGCTCTCACAGACTTTCGCGAACAGCCAATCGATTCATTCGCGCTCCTGACGGGGGAACGACCTTCATGGATGTACCGGGTGTCGAGCCGAATGAGGAGAATTGGGATGACATGGAAGGGTGGAGAAAGGCGCCTTGCTCTCCCGGAACGCTCGTTCTCATTCACGGTATGTCCCATCGCGCATTTAAGGctatccttctcctgcgATACTCGGATTCTCGCCTACCACCGCGGATACTGCATGCGGTCTTTCCCGTCCCACACAGAGTGACTGATTGTGACTTGGAATCGCAGGCAGCGTGATGCACAAATCCCCGCCTAATCCCTCAGATAAAACCAGGATCATATACACTTTCCACATGATCGAAGGTGGCAAAGGTGTTAAAtacgacgagaagaactGGTATGTCTGATGTGGTTGTCTGCGAGACAGCACCGACACTGAAATTCTTGTCCTTTCCTTGATCAGGTTGCAGccgacgaaggagatgcCGTTCCCTGCTTTGTTCTAGCGTCTCGCTCTCCGAAGCTAGCTCCGATGATGAATGACGAGTAGTCATTTCGGACGGGAGGGAGGACTGGGTCGAAATACTCCTGCACTGACGAGTTCCATTGTTCAATGCTGGTAGAGCTAGCTCTTCCCGCTCGTGAAGGGGTCccagatgatgatctgtcTGACTGGACGTGCCGCCGAGGAAGGGTCTGCTTCATGCAACGAGCCATTGGTTTGCGATATGAATAGAAGTCGGACATGCTTGTACAAGGGAGACGTCTTCTGGTATGGGCAGCCTTCTCCCCGAGCTCAGCGACTCGCTCACCTCCCCGCGCCATAGAGGGGAAGTAGATGAACCTTTCAGAGTGCATTCCGCGCCTCGGCAAAGCCCCGAAACATCGCCGTTGTACCTGAGAATACAGTGTATATATCTCATTCAGTCGGAGGCAAAATCAAATGCTCTTGACGATGTTGTTATTTATAGCCTTTCCCATCACGAGCTGGCCAGCGGAGAAGCCATAAGAAGGTAGGGTCGAGGCAcaatcatgatcatgagaTCACCGCATCGCCGAACAATCAGATGAAATCCCATCAATCGGATCAGAAAGCCGAAGTGCTGCtgccctcctccttcctcttcttcttcttcatcccaGTCTTGCTTTGTACGCCTTTCCTGCCTTGCACCTGGATTGGACAGTTGATGGTCCTGTATGTGTTGGCCCGGCagatgagatggagtgATAGGATAGATGTAAATGTCTCAATTGACCTTGCACTCGTTCGTATCGCACAGAGAGCCCTCGATTCAGTCCAGACGTGGACTGCACGTTCCTGGTCCtatacacacacactctctctctctcacacgGAAAGGGGGATGCACACCGCCTTCCTGCGTTTCAGAGATTCTACTCATCCTGGAACGTAGATATCACTTCTCTTGCTATCCTCGCACAATCACGCCTTCACCTTACTATCTATCCTCCAAGCGCTGAGTGTGAGTACCACTACAGCCCACGCACGGATCTCGCGCAGACGACTCAGTCCAATCGGAAGGCGAGCAACTTCGGACCTGACTTTGCTCACTGTCGTACTGGACGTTCCGATCAAGCGAAAGGTAAGACATCTGTCTGAAACAGCGCTCGGGTCTTCGGTCACAACATCTCTCAGCGAGATATCACCCATGACCGAACAAGATCCTCCAAGAGCTGACATATGTGCAGTCTCACTCCGACTGGAAAGTGCTATTCCCTATACTAAACCAATTTCTGGTTCGCCATGAACATCACGGTGAGTCGACAAACGATGACGTGCCGTTCTGTGAGAGCTGAAACCGTGTCTCTACACTCACAGCTCGACGACACATCTCCCCAGTTCCGATACATCTCTCGTAGCCCTTCGGCGGGATGGCTACAGAACCACACAGACGGTAGGTTTTCCACTCGCCTGTTCCTATGCGTGTGCTCAAGAGGATACTCATACGGTCCTTTGATTCTTTCTGTGGAATAGATCCCAGCACCGATCTGTACTACAAATCGACATTCTACGGGACATACAGCGATGTGAGTACAGTGGTCGTGGTGACTACCAGCATGCgagtgagctgatcgtACTTTTGTCACCTGACAGGGCGACTCGGTTTCTCTGACGTTCAACGGAACGCAGGTGGTCATCTATGGAGCGAAAAGACCAAATCATGGGCGATATTCCAGTATGTCCTTGGCGACTCACATATGAGACAGGTCTGACAGCTGACGAAATTGCTGGATATACAGCACAGCTTGATGGCGGAGATGTACTGTACCAAGACGGGAGTTCGACCCAGGCCCAATTTCAGactgtcctcttccaggCGTCTGGTTTGTCGAGCGAGACCGAACACACAGTGGTCAGTCAAGCTCTATAACTTTCGAAGAGAAACATGAAGAGGGCCGATCTGATCGGAATCCTTATGGCAGGTGATCACTAATTCGCCTACTGTACCCGCTGGATTCAACTCGAATAGTTGGTTCGATATCGACTTTGCAGTGATCACCACATCAACGTGAGCATGTGTCACTGtcatggacgaggaggaattgACCTTGTTGTCCAATGAACTCAGCCCGATATCGAGAGACACGGTGGTGACCACCTACGACGATACGTCCTCTATCTGCCAGTACTCGGGTACGGGATGGGTGACCAATCCGCCACTCCAGCCAGGAAGATATTATAACACCACTGCCCATATCACACAAGTCACAGGAGACACGGTCCAGCTCAAGTACGTTGTTAGCTCAACCCCGATGCATTGCTTACCGCTGTACCATTTCAGTTTCAACGGATCGGTGGTACAAGTACTCGGAGGACTCTACAGAGATCACGGAAACTATTCGGTCAGGTGGGTAGGCCCAGCGGCAAGCTCAGTGTATCAGACACTGATCAAGCAATTCGATCCAGTCTCGACGGAGGCCAAGCCCAG
The sequence above is drawn from the Kwoniella newhampshirensis strain CBS 13917 chromosome 7, whole genome shotgun sequence genome and encodes:
- a CDS encoding lactoylglutathione lyase; this encodes MSSTTSNPATYKFNHTMFRIKDPKVSIPFYEKVLGMEKFRESAGSDFTNYFLAFPAGFGDANLSTEEKTAKMFDREGILELCHNHGTEDDASFKGYASGNEEPGRGFGHIAVTVDDLDAACKRFDDMGVKFKKRPEEGRMRHIAFIYDPDGYWIEILANNRDVPHK